One Heptranchias perlo isolate sHepPer1 chromosome 39, sHepPer1.hap1, whole genome shotgun sequence DNA segment encodes these proteins:
- the LOC137305083 gene encoding selection and upkeep of intraepithelial T-cells protein 4-like isoform X1, whose protein sequence is MCKAWNGTLIAGKFIVTTPSKPVVATVGGDVVLDCQLIPAEPPEEMEVRWFRSDWSQAVHLYRKGQDRPESQAKEYFERTELFQGLFTNGNVSLLLKRVNVKDDGMYKCFVVSKALDAEGLVQLKVGNIGHEPVMKMAGYQAGGVKLTCASDEWYPEPSIVWHSANGEELPGVLEKPIPDSRGLLKVESSLQVQEGSKNRYTCIIMNKLLGKQWEAHLQISGLNMRPTVTVERISKKIAHIDTDIKFLQSCKKADKIPKGLQITIPLKSTCNSDYAERLCRRTSRTLRNHLVHQLYSKRRNLETKIESILSTCTQDTADQLRDTAKQTRQRNYAAYMKTKTRKLEKLGITTSIDQASPGINGCNHREVYRQFVRPHPSTRRNRSSQPRAQFLPHYQNGPHWSRGGNRGFHQENEAPGILPQTPRSQQRTQRQSTIWNSRQRDPRYSNRRGKSHTGLLRRVAALSWTCMLKLSGNASMPDSSAALRRQSRMSPELNAMPSTLSRPTAT, encoded by the exons atgtgcaaggcctggaatggaacgctgattgcag GAAAATTCATAGTTACCACTCCAAGCAAGCCAGTAGTGGCCACGGTTGGAGGAGATGTTGTTCTGGATTGTCAGTTGATACCAGCAGAGCCTCCCGAGGAGATGGAGGTGCGGTGGTTTCGATCGGACTGGTCGCAGGCAGTACATTTATACAGAAAAGGACAGGATCGACCCGAGTCGCAAGCTAAGGAATATTTTGAAAGGACAGAATTGTTTCAGGGACTTTTTACCAACGGGAACGTCTCCCTCCTGTTGAAGAGAGTAAATGTGAAGGATGATGGGATGTACAAATGTTTCGTCGTCTCCAAAGCTCTGGACGCAGAGGGATTGGTTCAACTGAAAGTTGGGA ATATTGGCCATGAACCTGTGATGAAGATGGCTGGGTATCAAGCCGGTGGAGTAAAGCTTACGTGTGCGTCTGATGAATGGTATCCAGAACCGAGCATAGTATGGCATAGTGCAAATGGAGAGGAGCTGCCGGGAGTGCTTGAAAAACCAATACCGGACTCCAGAGGACTTTTAAAAGTGGAGAGCAGTCTTCAAGTGCAAGAAGGTTCTAAGAACAGATATACGTGCATCATAATGAACAAACTGTTGGGCAAACAGTGGGAAGCCCATCTACaaatatcag GGCTGAATATGCGACCTACAGTCACTG tggaaaggatatccaagaagatcgcgcatatagacacagacatcaagtttttacagagctgcaagaaagcagacaagatcccgaaaggactacagatcacgatcccactcaagtccacatgcaactcggattacgctgagagactctgccgccgtacctctcgcacactccgcaaccatctcgtacaccaactctacagcaaacgccgcaacctcgaaaccaagatagagtccatactctcaacctgtactcaggacacagcagaccagctacgagacaccgccaaacagacgaggcaacggaactacgctgcctacatgaaaaccaagaccaggaagcttgagaaactcggcatcaccaccagcatcgaccaagcttcccctggtataaacggttgcaaccacagggaagtctatcgtcaatttgtccgaccacacccttcaaccagacgaaatcgaagttctcagccgagggctcaatttctgccccactaccaaaatggaccccattggtctcgcggcggaaACAGAGgatttcatcaggagaatgaggctccgggaatacttccacaaaccccaagatcaCAGCAGCGAACCcagagacaatcaacgatctggaacagcagacagagggatccgcggtacagcaaccgaagaggaaagagtcacactggactcctccggagggtcgctgccctcagctggacatgtatgctcaagctgtcaggaaatgcgtcaatgccagattcatcagccgcactcagaagacagtccagaatgtcacccgagctcaATGCaatgccatcaacgctctcaagaccaaccgcaacatag
- the LOC137305083 gene encoding uncharacterized protein isoform X2 → MEVRWFRSDWSQAVHLYRKGQDRPESQAKEYFERTELFQGLFTNGNVSLLLKRVNVKDDGMYKCFVVSKALDAEGLVQLKVGNIGHEPVMKMAGYQAGGVKLTCASDEWYPEPSIVWHSANGEELPGVLEKPIPDSRGLLKVESSLQVQEGSKNRYTCIIMNKLLGKQWEAHLQISGLNMRPTVTVERISKKIAHIDTDIKFLQSCKKADKIPKGLQITIPLKSTCNSDYAERLCRRTSRTLRNHLVHQLYSKRRNLETKIESILSTCTQDTADQLRDTAKQTRQRNYAAYMKTKTRKLEKLGITTSIDQASPGINGCNHREVYRQFVRPHPSTRRNRSSQPRAQFLPHYQNGPHWSRGGNRGFHQENEAPGILPQTPRSQQRTQRQSTIWNSRQRDPRYSNRRGKSHTGLLRRVAALSWTCMLKLSGNASMPDSSAALRRQSRMSPELNAMPSTLSRPTAT, encoded by the exons ATGGAGGTGCGGTGGTTTCGATCGGACTGGTCGCAGGCAGTACATTTATACAGAAAAGGACAGGATCGACCCGAGTCGCAAGCTAAGGAATATTTTGAAAGGACAGAATTGTTTCAGGGACTTTTTACCAACGGGAACGTCTCCCTCCTGTTGAAGAGAGTAAATGTGAAGGATGATGGGATGTACAAATGTTTCGTCGTCTCCAAAGCTCTGGACGCAGAGGGATTGGTTCAACTGAAAGTTGGGA ATATTGGCCATGAACCTGTGATGAAGATGGCTGGGTATCAAGCCGGTGGAGTAAAGCTTACGTGTGCGTCTGATGAATGGTATCCAGAACCGAGCATAGTATGGCATAGTGCAAATGGAGAGGAGCTGCCGGGAGTGCTTGAAAAACCAATACCGGACTCCAGAGGACTTTTAAAAGTGGAGAGCAGTCTTCAAGTGCAAGAAGGTTCTAAGAACAGATATACGTGCATCATAATGAACAAACTGTTGGGCAAACAGTGGGAAGCCCATCTACaaatatcag GGCTGAATATGCGACCTACAGTCACTG tggaaaggatatccaagaagatcgcgcatatagacacagacatcaagtttttacagagctgcaagaaagcagacaagatcccgaaaggactacagatcacgatcccactcaagtccacatgcaactcggattacgctgagagactctgccgccgtacctctcgcacactccgcaaccatctcgtacaccaactctacagcaaacgccgcaacctcgaaaccaagatagagtccatactctcaacctgtactcaggacacagcagaccagctacgagacaccgccaaacagacgaggcaacggaactacgctgcctacatgaaaaccaagaccaggaagcttgagaaactcggcatcaccaccagcatcgaccaagcttcccctggtataaacggttgcaaccacagggaagtctatcgtcaatttgtccgaccacacccttcaaccagacgaaatcgaagttctcagccgagggctcaatttctgccccactaccaaaatggaccccattggtctcgcggcggaaACAGAGgatttcatcaggagaatgaggctccgggaatacttccacaaaccccaagatcaCAGCAGCGAACCcagagacaatcaacgatctggaacagcagacagagggatccgcggtacagcaaccgaagaggaaagagtcacactggactcctccggagggtcgctgccctcagctggacatgtatgctcaagctgtcaggaaatgcgtcaatgccagattcatcagccgcactcagaagacagtccagaatgtcacccgagctcaATGCaatgccatcaacgctctcaagaccaaccgcaacatag